One stretch of Saccharopolyspora erythraea DNA includes these proteins:
- a CDS encoding class I SAM-dependent methyltransferase, which translates to MTTDRDPAPNPHATAEQVQAAYADPKLANVLYHDWEAGTYDEKWSISYDERCIDYAVDRFRVATGGTGRYGRALELGCGTGFFLLNLMQGGLIERGSVTDLSPGMVEVALRNAKSLDLEVDGRVTDAETIPYDDDTFDLVVGHAVLHHIPDVPAAMREVLRVLKPGGRFVFAGDPTKVGDYYARRLGRLTWWLTTNVTKLGPLSQWRRPQEELDESSRAAALEAVVDLHTFEPSKLEGMALGAGAVDVRAVTEELSAALFGWPVRTFEAAVPKERLGFGWGMFAYRTWQKLAKFDQDVLSKVVPRDLFYNVLVTGRKPDGTAGRPAS; encoded by the coding sequence GTGACGACCGACCGTGACCCGGCGCCGAACCCGCACGCCACCGCAGAGCAGGTGCAGGCGGCCTACGCGGACCCCAAGCTCGCCAACGTGCTCTACCACGACTGGGAAGCGGGCACCTACGACGAGAAGTGGTCCATCTCCTACGACGAGCGCTGCATCGACTACGCGGTGGACCGGTTCCGGGTCGCCACCGGCGGCACCGGCCGCTACGGGCGGGCTCTGGAGCTGGGTTGCGGCACCGGGTTCTTCCTGCTGAACCTGATGCAGGGCGGGCTCATCGAGCGCGGTTCGGTCACCGACCTGTCGCCGGGCATGGTCGAGGTCGCGTTGCGCAACGCGAAGTCGCTGGACCTCGAGGTGGACGGCCGGGTCACCGACGCCGAGACGATCCCCTACGACGACGACACCTTCGACCTTGTCGTCGGCCACGCCGTGCTGCACCACATCCCGGACGTGCCCGCCGCGATGCGGGAGGTGCTGCGGGTGCTCAAGCCCGGCGGCCGGTTCGTCTTCGCGGGCGACCCGACGAAGGTGGGCGACTACTACGCCCGCAGGCTCGGCCGCCTGACCTGGTGGCTGACCACCAACGTCACCAAGCTCGGGCCGCTGTCGCAGTGGCGCCGCCCGCAGGAGGAGCTCGACGAGTCCTCCCGGGCGGCTGCGCTGGAGGCCGTCGTCGACCTGCACACCTTCGAGCCGTCGAAGCTGGAGGGCATGGCGCTGGGCGCGGGCGCGGTCGACGTCCGCGCGGTGACCGAGGAGCTGTCGGCGGCGCTGTTCGGCTGGCCGGTGCGCACGTTCGAGGCGGCGGTGCCCAAGGAGCGGCTGGGCTTCGGCTGGGGCATGTTCGCCTACCGGACCTGGCAGAAGCTGGCGAAGTTCGACCAGGACGTGCTGTCGAAGGTCGTGCCGCGGGACCTGTTCTACAACGTGCTGGTCACCGGCCGGAAGCCGGACGGCACGGCGGGCAGGCCCGCGAGCTGA